One bacterium genomic window, GAATTTATTGAAGTCTACCGGTTTGACGATGTATGAATTTACCCCGAGGTTGTAGCTTTCTATCTTGTCCTGCTCGCGCCTGGAAGTCGTAAGCATTACTACGGGAATCCTTTTCTTCTCAGGATCGCCCTTAAGGTGTCTTAAGACCTCTATGCCGTTCATCCTGGGCATGTTGATATCGAGAAGGATAAGGCCCGGCGTAGGCACAGGCTCATCCTGGTAGTCGCCTCGCTTGTAGATGTAGTCGAGCGCTTCTTCGCCGTCCCTAACCACATAGAGCTCATTCTTGAGATTGTACCTCTCAAACGCGCGCTTTGTTATGAGTATATCGTTCTCATCGTCTTCAACCAGAAGTATTGGAATTCCTTCGGAGGAATGCATTATGCCTCCTTGTTTGCTTCAAGGTTTCTGGATAGAGTGAAGCGGAAAGTCGATCCCTGACCGACCGTCGACTCAACCCATACCTTGCCTTTGTGATCTTCTACTATCTTCTTTACCAGAGAAAGTCCAATGCCTGTTCCTGACTCATCCGACGATAATCTCTGGAATATCTTGAATATCCTGTCAAAGTGCCGCTCCTCGATGCCAGGACCGTTATCCCTGACAAAGAGTTCGACTTCATCCTGACGTTCCTCAAAACCGACGGTTATCTCGGTTTTTTCCTTATCATTATATTTGATGGCGTTGGATATAAGGTTGGCAAAAACCTGACCT contains:
- a CDS encoding response regulator is translated as MHSSEGIPILLVEDDENDILITKRAFERYNLKNELYVVRDGEEALDYIYKRGDYQDEPVPTPGLILLDINMPRMNGIEVLRHLKGDPEKKRIPVVMLTTSRREQDKIESYNLGVNSYIVKPVDFNKFIEAVTTINLYWSLNQLPG